The Arenibacter algicola region TCAAAGACAAGGAGGCTTTACCATCTATGCGAAAGGGGCATATGAAAGTTTAGTAGACCATTGTAATTTTGATTTGGATGGGAAAGAATTGGACCTTAATGAACACAAACTTTTATGGAAGCAAAAAGTAGATACTCTTGCCTCCCAAGGTTTGCGCACCCTGGCTTTCGCATATAAGGAAGAAGAGAAGGCCCCTGCAAGAGAAAATATTCTAGACGGACTTACTTTTTTGGGGGTCATAGGATTTCAGGATCCAGCCAGAGAAGATGTGAAAGTGGTGATTGATATTTACAAGAAGGCGGGTATTAAAGTGATTATGGTTACCGGTGATCATCCCGGCACATCAAAAAAAATAGCTCAGGAAGTTGGGATCTTGGAAATTAATGCAGGCCCAGACAGAATTTGGCATGGCAAGGACCTTACAAGGAGCTTGGATGGGACCGACGGTAATGGTAGTGTCTTGTTGAATGCCTCTATTTTTGCTCGGGTCGGTCCGGAACAAAAGTTGAATTTGATAAACTATTATCAAGAACATGGCCATATTGTTGGAATGATCGGAGATGGAATCAATGATGTCCCGGCTTTAAAAAAGGCCGACATAGGTATAGCTATGGGCATTAGGGGTGCGGAGGCAGCCCGTGAAGTGGCAGACGTGATTTTGAAAAATGATAAGTTTACGGCCATGGAATTGGGGATAAGGCAAGGGAGGGTAATATTTCAGAATATTCGCCAATTTGTCGTTTACTTATTATCCTGCAATTTGGCAGAAATACTTACGGTAGGCTTTGCCGCTTTATTAAATTTGCCATCACCTCTGTTGCCTTTACAAATACTGTTCCTGAATTTGGTGACCGATGTTTTTCCTGCATTGGCCTTGGGTTTTGGAAAGGGGGAAAAGGATATCATGGAACAACCGCCCAAAAAACCAAAGGACCCTATATTGTCACAAAGTGATTGGAATTTTATTGTACTCTACGGGCTGTCCATCAGTATTGCTGTTCTTGGCATTGTTGCCTATGCGGATAAGATTCTGAAATTTTCCCCTGAAACTATTAATAATATGGCTTTTTATACCTTGGTATTTGCCCAATTGCTCAACGTATTTAATATACCAAAGCAAAGGGAATCCTTTTTCATAAATGAAATAACAACTAATTTATGGGTTTGGGGAGCAATTATTCTGTCTTTGGCCTTGACTTTAGGTGCTAACCTAAGCACTCCCCTGGCAGCGGCATTTTCGTTGCAGTTGCTTTCTTGGGAACAATTGGGATATTCTGCCCTATTTGCATTTGGGGCACTGGTCTTGGCACAATTGTTCAAAAGGGCAAGGGTGTTATATTTTCGTGCTTACCCCAATAGTGTTATCCCTTAAATCCTTTGGATTAAGGTTTTAATGGACGCAAGATTGGTCAGTACGGGCCCAGGGCATTTTATATAGGATGTGTGTTTAAAGGAAAATGATAATTTCTTTTGCCATTTGGATAGCACTTGGAAAATTAATTATAACAGGTTAAATACACTAGTCGGTTGTTGTAATAAGCTGGGGTAAGAATTTAAAATTCCTTAATTAAGCGTTCCTCTGGGTAAATATCCAATATCTAAAATTCAAAATTAAAGGTATTAAAAGATATTCAAGAAAGTTTAATCCTGCGGATTGCCAATAATGGAAGTATCCATGGAAAAACCATTCATAGCTTCCAATTCTGCTGCTGATAGTAATTCTGAGGCAAGGTCACTGTTCTTCAGTGCGTTCATGGTTGCATTATAACCCAAATCTAGAATAATATCTAAATTTTTTAGGGTAAACATACCAAAACGATCCATGTTGGCCGGACGTATCAATATATCACAGTCTTTAAATTTCTTGGTGGTTTCATTGGCCACCATAACATGATAGGCCCTTTCCAAAACCTTGTTCACATGGTTTAGTTCCTTGATGCTTACATGGTTGAACGGATTTACATATACCCCCACAATCTGATCACAATACTTTTTTATAAGGTCCACAGGAAAATTATTCAAAGTGCCGCCGTCTACGTAATATCCTTTATTAATCTCTACAGGGGCAAATAGTCCAGGAACAGCTGCCGAAGCTAATACGGGTTTTATTAGTTCACCTTCACTAAAAACAT contains the following coding sequences:
- a CDS encoding patatin-like phospholipase family protein, whose product is MTTGLVLSGGGIRGVAHIGAIKALEEYGIYPTHIAGTSAGAIVGALYAAGCNWEEMLDFFKSTEIFSLTNYAMGKPGFLDTEKFHDQLKAYISHDTFESLGKQLYVTATNLLDGTLNVFSEGELIKPVLASAAVPGLFAPVEINKGYYVDGGTLNNFPVDLIKKYCDQIVGVYVNPFNHVSIKELNHVNKVLERAYHVMVANETTKKFKDCDILIRPANMDRFGMFTLKNLDIILDLGYNATMNALKNSDLASELLSAAELEAMNGFSMDTSIIGNPQD
- a CDS encoding cation-translocating P-type ATPase, producing MLQNAFFYSLQEIIACTGSDLERGLDKECIPERLQKYGPNRIPAQDPKKRWAIFLEQLLDPIIYILFAAGILAYVFSDELESAAILFVIFISVAIGYFMELKAVRSLEALIKMGQASTDVIRSGQRMDIKAADVVPGDVIVMSPGDVVPADARLTQVDNLSVKESVLTGESLSIRKGIEPLPEDTPVTDRTNMVYRGTVISAGYGRAIVTATGKYSQLGTIQQMGLDADKDRTPLEKKLNQLSKWLIWLTLGIAGLIVVIGYFRGNDLLLMIETGVALAVAAIPEGLPIVATIALARGMMRLSQKQVIIKKMEAVQTLGATDIIFTDKTGTLTEDRMVVSTIIYGETCLDNLNQREQSYFSTFKNNLVFDKMIMAGILCNNVDPTAIDEQADSIELALMHFAINLGYDPELVKRNNPEKVELPFDSTLKLMATAHQRQGGFTIYAKGAYESLVDHCNFDLDGKELDLNEHKLLWKQKVDTLASQGLRTLAFAYKEEEKAPARENILDGLTFLGVIGFQDPAREDVKVVIDIYKKAGIKVIMVTGDHPGTSKKIAQEVGILEINAGPDRIWHGKDLTRSLDGTDGNGSVLLNASIFARVGPEQKLNLINYYQEHGHIVGMIGDGINDVPALKKADIGIAMGIRGAEAAREVADVILKNDKFTAMELGIRQGRVIFQNIRQFVVYLLSCNLAEILTVGFAALLNLPSPLLPLQILFLNLVTDVFPALALGFGKGEKDIMEQPPKKPKDPILSQSDWNFIVLYGLSISIAVLGIVAYADKILKFSPETINNMAFYTLVFAQLLNVFNIPKQRESFFINEITTNLWVWGAIILSLALTLGANLSTPLAAAFSLQLLSWEQLGYSALFAFGALVLAQLFKRARVLYFRAYPNSVIP